Proteins from a genomic interval of Panicum virgatum strain AP13 unplaced genomic scaffold, P.virgatum_v5 scaffold_4394, whole genome shotgun sequence:
- the LOC120694246 gene encoding NADH-ubiquinone oxidoreductase chain 4-like, with the protein MLEHFSECYFDLSGPILCPVLGSITPLFIPNSSIRLIRLIGLCVSLITFLYPPVPRIQFDPSTANSQFVESLRWLPYENIHLYMGIDGLSLFFVILTTFLIPICISVGWSGMRSFGKEYITAFLIREFLMIAVSCMLDPLLFYVLSESVPIPMLCGAEHLLFAGIKLFLCRGLVQ; encoded by the coding sequence ATGTTAGAACATTTCAGTGAATGCTATTTCGATCTAAGTGGTCCTATTCTCTGTCCCGTGCTAGGAAGCATTACTCCTCTTTTCATTCCAAATTCTTCAATAAGACTGATACGATTGATTGGTCTGTGCGTTTCTCTTATTACTTTTTTGTATCCCCCTGTTCCTCGGATACAATTCGATCCTTCTACGGCCAATTCTCAATTTGTGGAAAGCCTTCGATGGCTTCCTTATGAAAACATCCATTTGTATATGGGTATAGACGGTCTTTCATTATTCTTCGTGATATTGACCACATTTCTGATCCCTATTTGCATTTCAGTGGGTTGGTCTGGTATGAGAAGTTTCGGGAAAGAGTATATTACAGCATTTCTAATTCGTGAATTTCTAATGATCGCCGTGTCCTGCATGCTGGATCCTCTACTATTCTATGTTCTTTCCGAAAGCGTGCCAATCCCTATGTTGTGCGGAGCTGAGCATCTTCTATTCGCTGGGATCAAGCTTTTCCTCTGCAGGGGCCTTGTGCAGTAA
- the LOC120694243 gene encoding ATP synthase subunit alpha, mitochondrial, which translates to MEFSPRAAELTTLLESRMTNFYTNFQVDEIGRVVSVGDGIARVYGLNEIQAGEMVEFASGVKGIALNLENENVGIVVFGSDTAIKEGDLVKRTGSIVDVPAGKAMLGRVVDALGVPIDGKGALSDHERRRVEVKAPGIIERKSVHEPMQTGLKAVDSLVPIGRGQRELIIGDRQTGKTAIAIDTILNQKQMNSRGTNESETLYCVYVAIGQKRSTVAQLVQILSEANALEYSILVAATASDPAPLQFLAPYSGCAMGEYFRDNGMHALIIYDDLSKQAVAYRQMSLLLRRPPGREAFPGDVFYLHSRLLERAAKRSDQTGAGSLTALPVIETQAGDVSAYIPTNVISITDGQICLETELFYRGIRPAINVGLSVSRVGSAAQLKAMKQVCGSSKLELAQYREVAAFAQFGSDLDAATQALLNRGARLTEVPKQPQYEPLPIEKQIVVIYAAVNGFCDRMPLDRISQYEKAILSTINPELLKSFLEKGGLTNERKMEPDASLKESALPYL; encoded by the coding sequence ATGGAATTCTCACCAAGAGCTGCGGAACTCACGACTCTATTAGAAAGTAGAATGACCAACTTTTACACGAATTTTCAAGTGGATGAGATCGGTCGAGTGGTCTCAGTTGGAGATGGGATTGCACGTGTTTACGGATTGAACGAGATTCAAGCAGGAGAAATGGTGGAATTTGCCAGCGGTGTGAAAGGAATAGCCTTGAATCTTGAGAATGAGAATGTAGGTATTGTTGTCTTTGGTAGTGATACCGCTATTAAAGAAGGAGATCTTGTCAAGCGCACTGGATCTATTGTGGATGTTCCTGCGGGAAAGGCCATGTTAGGCCGTGTGGTCGACGCCTTGGGAGTACCTATTGATGGAAAAGGGGCTCTAAGCGATCACGAACGAAGACGTGTCGAAGTGAAAGCCCCAGGGATTATTGAACGTAAATCTGTCCACGAACCTATGCAAACAGGCTTAAAAGCAGTGGATAGCCTGGTTCCTATAGGCCGTGGTCAACGAGAACTTATAATCGGGGACAGACAAACTGGAAAAACAGCAATAGCTATCGATACTATATTAAACCAAAAGCAAATGAACTCAAGGGGCACAAATGAGAGTGAGACATTGTATTGTGTCTATGTTGCGATTGGACAAAAACGCTCGACTGTGGCACAATTAGTTCAAATTCTTTCAGAAGCGAATGCTTTGGAATATTCCATTCTTGTAGCAGCCACCGCTTCGGATCCTGCTCCTCTGCAATTTCTGGCCCCATATTCTGGGTGTGCCATGGGGGAATATTTCCGCGATAATGGAATGCATGCATTAATTATATATGATGATCTAAGTAAACAGGCGGTGGCATATCGACAAATGTCATTATTGTTACGCCGACCACCAGGCCGTGAGGCTTTCCCCGGGGATGTTTTCTATTTACATTCCCGTCTCTTAGAAAGAGCCGCTAAACGATCGGACCAGACAGGTGCAGGTAGCTTGACTGCGTTACCCGTGATTGAAACACAAGCTGGAGACGTATCGGCCTATATCCCCACCAATGTGATCTCCATTACAGATGGACAAATCTGTTTGGAAACAGAGCTCTTTTATCGCGGAATTAGACCCGCTATTAACGTTGGCTTATCCGTCAGTCGCGTCGGGTCTGCCGCTCAGTTGAAAGCTATGAAACAAGTCTGCGGTAGTTCAAAACTGGAATTGGCACAATATCGCGAAGTGGCCGCCTTCGCTCAATTTGGGTCAGACCTTGATGCTGCGACTCAGGCATTACTCAATAGAGGTGCAAGGCTTACAGAAGTGCCCAAACAACCACAATATGAGCCACTTCCAATTGAAAAACAAATTGTTGTGATTTATGCTGCTGTCAACGGCTTCTGTGATCGAATGCCACTAGACAGAATTTCTCAATATGAGAAAGCCATTCTAAGTACTATTAATCCTGAATTACTAAAATCCTTCTTAGAAAAAGGTGGCTTAACTAATGAAAGAAAGATGGAACCAGATGCTTCTTTAAAAGAAAGCGCTTTGCCTTACCTGTAA
- the LOC120694244 gene encoding NADH-ubiquinone oxidoreductase chain 4, with protein MLLAILLILLQTGTTDLQILLTTEFSERRQILLWIAFFASFAVKVPMVPVHIWLPEAHVEAPTAGSVILAGILLKLGTYGFLRFSIPMFPEATLCFTPFIYTLSAIAIIYTSLTTLRQIDLKKIIAYSSVAHMNLVTIGMFSPNIQGIGGSILLMLSHGLVSSALFLCVGVLYDRHKTRLVRYYGGLVSTMPNFSTIFFFFTLANMSLPGTSSFIGEFLILVGAFQRNSLVATLAALGMILGAAYSLWLYNRVVSGNLKPDFLYKFSDLNGREVSIFLPFLVGVVRMGVHPKVFPDCMHTSVSNLVQHGKFH; from the exons ATGCTATTAGCTATTCTGTTGATTCTTCTCCAAACAGGAACCACCGATTTACAAATTTTATTAACCACTGAATTTAGTGAGCGGCGCCAAATCCTTCTATGGATTGCCTTTTTCGCCTCTTTTGCCGTCAAAGTGCCTATGGTACCAGTTCATATTTGGTTACCCGAAGCCCATGTAGAGGCACCTACGGCTGGATCCGTCATCTTGGCAGGAATTCTTTTAAAATTGGGAACCTACGGGTTTTTAAGATTTTCAATACCCATGTTTCCCGAAGCGACACTTTGTTTCACTCCTTTCATTTATACTCTAAGTGCGATTGCTATAATATATACTTCCTTGACCACTTTAAGACAGATCGATCTTAAGAAGATCATTGCCTACTCCTCAGTAGCCCATATGAATTTGGTGACTATTGGTATGTTTAGTC CGAACATACAGGGAATTGGAGGTAGCATTTTACTTATGTTAAGTCATGGACTGGTTTCTTCAGCCCTTTTTCTATGTGTTGGTGTTCTATATGACCGACATAAGACTCGACTTGTTAGATATTATGGAGGTTTAGTGAGCACCATGCCGAATTTCTCTaccattttcttctttttcactTTAGCCAATATGAGTTTACCCGGCACTAGCAGCTTTATCGGGGAATTTCTAATCTTAGTAGGAGCTTTCCAAAGAAATAGCTTAGTAGCCACATTAGCAGCGCTTGGGATGATTTTAGGCGCGGCGTATTCCCTTTGGCTATATAATCGTGTGGTTTCTGGAAATTTAAAACCCGATTTCCTCTATAAATTCTCCGATCTAAATGGCAGAGAAGTTTCCATATTTCTACCTTTTCTTGTTGGAG TTGTTCGGATGGGTGTTCACCCCAAAGTGTTCCCGGACTGCATGCATACATCCGTAAGTAACTTAGTGCAACATGGCAAATTTCATTGA